The genomic segment CTGCCCTTCACCTGTGCCAGCACCGTCACCGGCGTGCCGTCCAGCCTGCCGATGCCTCCCAGCAACGCTCCGTCGTCCCCGAAAAGCCGATCTCCGTGAAGCTCGAAAAACTCCGTGAAGATCCGGGGGATGTAATCCCGCACCGTAGGCCGTGCCGGGTTGCGGATCAACTGTAAGCGTTCCCACGCTGTCCGTTCGTTCATGCCTTCACCTCCCCGTAGCCGTGAAGCCGCAGCAGCTGCTCCAGGGTCTGGCGCATGTTCCGCCGGGATACAATAGCATCCACAAAGCCCTGTTCCAGCATATGCTCTGCCAGCTGAAAGCCCTCCGGCAGCCGCTGATGGATGGTATTCTCAATGACCCGTCTGCCGGCAAAGCCGATAAGCACCTTTGGCTCCGCCAGGATGATATCCCCCAGGGAGGCAAAGGAGGCGGTCACGCCGCCGGTGGTGGGATCCGTCAGCACGGTGATGTACAGCAGCCCTGCGGCACTGTGCCGTGCCACTGCCCCGGAGGTTTTCGCCATCTGCATCAGGGACACCATGCCCTCCTGCATCCGTGCGCCGCCGGATGCGGTGAACACGATGATGGGCAGTCCCGCTTTGGTGGCATGCTCAAAGGCACGGGTGAGCTTCTCCCCCACCACGCTGCCCATACTGCCCATCATGTACCGGGGATCCATTACCGCCAGCGTCACCGGGATTCCCCCGATCCGGCAGTCTCCGGTGATAATGGCGTCCGTCAGCCCGGTATTCGCCCGAAGCACCATCTGCTTTTTCTCATAGCCGGGAAAGCCGATGGGGTTGCAGCTGCGCATACGGGCATCCGCCTGGACAAAGGAGCCGGGATCCGCCGTGAGAATGATCCGTGACGGGGCATTGAGCCGGTCATGGAAGCTGCAGTGGGGGCATACATGATCCGAAGCCTCAAAGGAGGACAGGGGACTTACCGTGCGGCACCGGGGGCACTTGTAGGTTTCCTCCGGCGGCCGCTTGGGTTCATCGGACAGGCGGCTCCGCACCTGGGAAAACAGTTCCTCAAGCATTGCCTGCACCACCCTTCTTCTCCAGCTCTGCCAGATAGCCCGTATCGTAGGTGC from the Ruminococcus champanellensis 18P13 = JCM 17042 genome contains:
- the accD gene encoding acetyl-CoA carboxylase, carboxyltransferase subunit beta codes for the protein MLEELFSQVRSRLSDEPKRPPEETYKCPRCRTVSPLSSFEASDHVCPHCSFHDRLNAPSRIILTADPGSFVQADARMRSCNPIGFPGYEKKQMVLRANTGLTDAIITGDCRIGGIPVTLAVMDPRYMMGSMGSVVGEKLTRAFEHATKAGLPIIVFTASGGARMQEGMVSLMQMAKTSGAVARHSAAGLLYITVLTDPTTGGVTASFASLGDIILAEPKVLIGFAGRRVIENTIHQRLPEGFQLAEHMLEQGFVDAIVSRRNMRQTLEQLLRLHGYGEVKA